Proteins encoded together in one Plutella xylostella chromosome 17, ilPluXylo3.1, whole genome shotgun sequence window:
- the LOC119691439 gene encoding protein chibby homolog 1 isoform X3 gives MPLFGSKFSGRGAPARRRAAGVVARELGAAAAAAALALDPPPLTLALGDATYSFQHGQWTPASGRAGAAAREAARLRAALAARDDEVNLLRLKVEILLDMLSDAGAQ, from the exons ATGCCGCTATTCGGCAGCAAGTTCTCTGGGCGCGGggcgccggcgcggcggcgggcggcgggcgtGGTGGCGCGCGAgctgggcgccgccgccgccgccgccgccctcgcGCTCGACCCGCCGCCGCTCACGCTCGCGCTGGGAGACGCCACCTACAGCTTCCAGCACGGACAGTGGACTCCAG CGTCGGggcgcgcgggcgcggcggcgcgcgaggcggcgcggctgcgggcggcgctggcggctcGCGACGACGAGGTCAACCTGCTGCGGCTCAAGGTGGAGATCCTGCTCGACAT GCTGAGCGACGCCGGCGCGCAGTGA
- the LOC119691439 gene encoding protein chibby homolog 1 isoform X1 has product MPLFGSKFSGRGAPARRRAAGVVARELGAAAAAAALALDPPPLTLALGDATYSFQHGQWTPASGRAGAAAREAARLRAALAARDDEVNLLRLKVEILLDMLSDAGAAP; this is encoded by the exons ATGCCGCTATTCGGCAGCAAGTTCTCTGGGCGCGGggcgccggcgcggcggcgggcggcgggcgtGGTGGCGCGCGAgctgggcgccgccgccgccgccgccgccctcgcGCTCGACCCGCCGCCGCTCACGCTCGCGCTGGGAGACGCCACCTACAGCTTCCAGCACGGACAGTGGACTCCAG CGTCGGggcgcgcgggcgcggcggcgcgcgaggcggcgcggctgcgggcggcgctggcggctcGCGACGACGAGGTCAACCTGCTGCGGCTCAAGGTGGAGATCCTGCTCGACATGCTGAGCgacgccggcgccgcgccgtGA